The sequence TAAAAGGTTTCTATATAatgtcttttaaaaaaacaagtaaatgTAGTACTAATGTGGAAAGTATTTTATTAGTATGCAAACACATATAAAATGTACCAGGTTCAGAGATAACCAATGTATTACAAGTACAAGAGAGTTGGTAACCATAACAGATGCCATACCTGCCAGCATCTGTAGACACTGTGAACTGAACTTCCGGACAAGCTGATGAAGCTCCTTTGCAGACGGCATCTATGTCAATAATCGAGTGTAAATATTCAGGGCCTTCTTCAACACAACAATACATCCCTGGACAGAAATTACAGTTGTCCATCCGTATGTAACCAGCATTGTGACCACATTTCTCTATTGTCACGGTTGAAGCCATGCCAGAAACTCCTACATGAACAATTACCTAAGGAAAGAATCAGACTTAAATACGTAGTGTGTATTCTGTATCAACAACTC comes from Pelobates fuscus isolate aPelFus1 chromosome 5, aPelFus1.pri, whole genome shotgun sequence and encodes:
- the PGPEP1 gene encoding pyroglutamyl-peptidase 1 isoform X2, which produces MLIPELLETHKPQVIVHVGVSGMASTVTIEKCGHNAGYIRMDNCNFCPGMYCCVEEGPEYLHSIIDIDAVCKGASSACPEVQFTVSTDAGRYLCDFIYYTSLHQSRGKSMFIHVPPLGKPYTAAQLGQALQAILTVILDLLEYSEDH